A single Pseudomonas putida DNA region contains:
- the metR gene encoding transcriptional regulator MetR, giving the protein MLEIRHLKTLHALREADSLVEAAERLHLTQSALSHQFKELEERLGLPLFVRKTKPIRFTSAGLRLLQLADATLPLLRGAERDIARLAGGTAGRLHMAIECHSCFQWLMPTIDQFRDAWPEVELDLASGFAFAPLPALARGDLDLVVTSDPLDLAGITYVPLFTYEAMLAVANQHPLASKPYIVPQDLLDQTLITYPVERDRLDIFTRFLEPADIEPAAVRTSELTVMMMQLVASGRGVCGMPHWALHEYSSRGYVKGKRLGEKGLFATLYAAVRTDMLDAPYMRDFLLTAKDTSFATLDGVSAVR; this is encoded by the coding sequence GTGCTGGAGATCCGCCACCTGAAAACCCTTCATGCCCTGCGCGAGGCCGACAGCCTGGTGGAGGCCGCCGAGCGCCTGCACCTGACCCAGTCGGCGCTGTCACACCAGTTCAAGGAACTGGAAGAGCGCCTGGGCCTGCCGCTGTTCGTGCGCAAGACCAAGCCGATCCGCTTCACCAGCGCCGGGCTGCGCCTGCTGCAACTGGCCGATGCCACCCTGCCGCTGCTGCGCGGCGCCGAACGCGACATCGCCCGGCTGGCTGGCGGCACCGCAGGGCGTCTGCATATGGCCATCGAGTGCCATAGCTGCTTCCAATGGCTGATGCCAACCATCGACCAGTTCCGCGATGCCTGGCCGGAAGTGGAACTGGACCTGGCCTCAGGCTTCGCCTTCGCCCCATTGCCGGCGCTGGCCCGTGGCGACCTCGACCTGGTGGTGACCTCCGACCCGCTGGACCTGGCCGGTATCACCTACGTGCCGTTGTTCACCTACGAAGCCATGCTCGCCGTGGCCAACCAGCATCCGCTGGCCAGCAAGCCGTACATCGTGCCCCAGGACCTGCTCGACCAGACTCTGATCACCTACCCAGTGGAGCGGGACCGCCTGGACATCTTCACCCGTTTCCTGGAGCCGGCCGACATCGAGCCGGCCGCCGTGCGCACGTCCGAGCTGACCGTGATGATGATGCAGCTGGTAGCCAGCGGCCGCGGCGTCTGCGGCATGCCGCACTGGGCGCTGCACGAGTACAGCTCGCGCGGCTACGTGAAAGGCAAGCGCCTGGGCGAGAAAGGCCTGTTCGCCACGCTGTATGCGGCCGTGCGCACCGACATGCTTGACGCGCCTTACATGCGTGACTTCCTGCTGACCGCGAAGGATACCTCGTTCGCCACCCTCGACGGGGTCAGCGCGGTACGCTGA
- a CDS encoding sensor histidine kinase: MKCDPSLLRPAKPAVKSRLIRQLLLPPLIILLMVGLGLAGFLISESNGIRTLSENGERALELHARTVESEISKYTYLPSLLELEDSVSQLLTDPDGANRQAVNEYLEGLNRRSRSRAIFVLDTNGRVQASSNWRDADSFLGEDLSFRAYFQSAVRGEPGRFYGIGSTTGEAGYYLAHGLEEHGKIIGVAVIKVRLDTLEERWQRARLEAFVSDENGIIILSSDPARRLKSVRPLTPQIKERLARSLQYYWWPLNELQPLARETLADGVEKLTFPANAETAQGKPHEVSYLAQTRRLADTPWHFTLLTPLQDLRRESMVQGILVSVAFALLTILGIAWNERRKVVATRLAAREALEEANSQLERRIADRTADLRASNERLKGQIRERRHAEQTLRHAQDELVQAGKLAAIGQMSTSIAHELNQPLAALRTLSGNTVRFLERGALDTASTNLRTMNDLIDRMGRITASLRSFARRGDDSGQASLAKAVEASLQVLSNRISGCHLQLHSQFEDHQLAIDQTRLEQILVNLIGNALDAMATQPLPELWLEGELSGDKYRLRVRDNGHGIDAETRKHLFEPFFTTKPGEHGLGLGLTLSASLAAAAKGSLNVEHPATGGTAFVLALPLVTPPSESAEQP; this comes from the coding sequence ATGAAATGCGATCCCTCGCTACTTCGCCCTGCCAAGCCCGCCGTGAAATCCCGCCTGATCCGTCAACTGCTGCTGCCGCCACTGATCATCCTGCTGATGGTCGGCCTGGGCCTGGCCGGCTTCCTGATCAGCGAGAGCAACGGCATCCGCACCCTCAGCGAAAACGGCGAGCGCGCGCTCGAACTGCATGCACGCACGGTCGAAAGCGAAATCAGCAAGTACACCTACCTGCCGAGCCTGCTGGAGCTGGAAGACAGCGTCTCGCAGCTGCTCACCGACCCTGATGGCGCCAACCGGCAAGCCGTCAACGAATACCTCGAAGGCCTGAACCGGCGCAGCCGCAGCCGGGCTATCTTCGTCCTCGACACCAACGGCCGGGTACAGGCCAGCAGCAACTGGCGCGATGCCGACTCGTTCCTCGGTGAAGACCTGTCGTTCCGTGCCTATTTCCAGAGCGCCGTGCGCGGCGAGCCGGGCCGGTTCTACGGCATCGGCAGCACCACCGGCGAGGCAGGCTACTACCTCGCTCACGGCCTTGAAGAGCACGGCAAGATCATCGGCGTGGCGGTGATCAAGGTGCGCCTGGACACCCTCGAAGAGCGCTGGCAGCGCGCCCGGCTAGAAGCCTTCGTCAGTGACGAGAATGGCATCATCATCCTTTCCAGCGACCCGGCGCGGCGCCTGAAATCAGTGCGCCCACTGACCCCGCAGATCAAAGAACGGCTGGCGCGCAGCCTGCAATACTACTGGTGGCCGCTGAACGAGTTGCAGCCGCTGGCGCGGGAAACCCTGGCCGATGGCGTGGAAAAACTGACCTTCCCGGCCAACGCCGAAACCGCCCAGGGCAAGCCCCACGAAGTGAGCTACCTGGCGCAGACCCGGCGCCTGGCCGACACGCCCTGGCACTTTACCCTGCTCACCCCACTGCAGGACCTGCGCCGCGAATCCATGGTGCAGGGCATCCTGGTCAGCGTGGCCTTCGCCCTGCTGACGATCCTCGGTATCGCCTGGAACGAGCGGCGCAAGGTCGTTGCCACGCGCCTGGCCGCCCGCGAAGCACTGGAAGAAGCCAACAGCCAGCTGGAACGGCGCATCGCCGACCGCACGGCCGACCTGCGCGCCAGCAACGAACGTCTCAAGGGCCAGATTCGTGAACGCCGGCATGCCGAACAGACCTTGCGCCATGCCCAGGACGAACTGGTCCAGGCCGGCAAGCTGGCAGCGATCGGGCAGATGTCCACCAGCATCGCCCATGAGCTGAACCAGCCCCTGGCGGCACTGCGGACCTTGTCCGGCAACACCGTGCGCTTCCTCGAACGCGGTGCGCTGGATACCGCCAGCACCAACCTGCGTACCATGAACGACCTGATCGACCGCATGGGCCGCATCACCGCCAGCCTGCGCTCATTCGCCCGGCGCGGCGACGACAGCGGCCAGGCGTCGTTGGCCAAGGCCGTGGAGGCGTCCCTGCAGGTGCTGAGCAACCGCATTTCCGGGTGCCATCTGCAACTGCACAGCCAGTTCGAAGACCATCAACTGGCTATCGACCAGACCCGCCTGGAACAAATCCTGGTCAACCTGATCGGTAACGCGCTCGATGCCATGGCTACCCAACCGCTGCCCGAACTGTGGCTGGAAGGTGAGCTGTCGGGTGATAAATACCGCCTGCGGGTACGCGACAACGGCCACGGCATCGACGCCGAAACCCGCAAGCACCTGTTCGAACCCTTCTTCACCACCAAACCGGGCGAACACGGCCTGGGCCTGGGGCTGACCCTGTCGGCGAGCCTTGCCGCCGCCGCCAAAGGCAGCCTGAACGTCGAGCACCCCGCCACCGGCGGCACGGCCTTCGTCCTCGCCCTCCCCCTGGTCACGCCCCCCAGCGAATCGGCAGAGCAACCATGA
- a CDS encoding amino acid ABC transporter permease → MDMDFSEIIPALPALWDGMIMTLQLMVMGIVGGIVLGTILALMRLSSSKLLSRLAGAYVNYFRSIPLLLVITWFYLAVPFVLRWITGEDTPVGAFTSCVVAFMMFEAAYFCEIVRAGVQSISKGQMGAAQALGMNYSQTMRLIILPQAFRKMTPLLLQQSIILFQDTSLVYTVGLVDFLNSARSNGDIIGRSHEFLIFAGVVYFLISFSASWLVKRLQKRITV, encoded by the coding sequence ATGGACATGGATTTCAGCGAAATCATCCCGGCCCTGCCTGCCTTGTGGGACGGCATGATCATGACCCTGCAACTGATGGTCATGGGCATTGTCGGCGGCATCGTGCTGGGTACCATCCTGGCACTGATGCGCCTGTCGTCGAGCAAGCTGCTGTCACGTTTGGCTGGTGCCTACGTCAACTACTTCCGCTCGATCCCGCTGCTGCTGGTCATCACCTGGTTCTACCTGGCAGTGCCGTTCGTGCTGCGCTGGATCACCGGCGAGGACACCCCGGTGGGTGCCTTCACCTCGTGCGTGGTGGCGTTCATGATGTTCGAGGCCGCCTACTTCTGCGAAATCGTCCGTGCCGGCGTGCAGTCGATCTCCAAGGGCCAGATGGGCGCCGCCCAGGCCCTGGGCATGAACTACAGCCAGACCATGCGCCTGATCATCCTGCCCCAGGCCTTCCGCAAGATGACCCCGCTGCTGCTGCAGCAGAGCATCATCCTGTTCCAGGACACATCGCTGGTGTACACCGTGGGCCTGGTGGACTTCCTCAACTCGGCACGCTCCAACGGCGACATCATCGGGCGCTCCCATGAGTTCCTGATCTTCGCCGGGGTCGTCTACTTCCTCATCAGCTTCTCCGCTTCGTGGCTGGTCAAGCGCCTGCAAAAAAGGATCACCGTATGA
- a CDS encoding sigma-54-dependent transcriptional regulator, with translation MLGCQQALALEDIACEGVGSAEQALERIGDDFAGIVVSDIRLPGIDGLELLNRLKARDRSLPVVLITGHGDIDMAVGAMRNGAYDFMEKPFSPERLVDVVRRALEQRGLSREVVALRRQLAEQSSLEGRIIGRSPAMEHLRELIANVADTSANVLIEGETGTGKELVARCLHDFSRRQAQPFVALNCGGLPENLFESEIFGHEANAFTGAGKRRIGKIEHANGGTLFLDEVESMPVNLQIKLLRVLQERTLERLGSNQSIAVDCRVIAATKSDLDALGQTGQFRSDLYYRLNVVTLELPPLRERREDILQLFEHFLQQSALRFDREAPTLDSHTLSRLMAHDWPGNVRELRNVAERYALGLPAFKKGPSSGASQGVGFAEAVEAFERNLLSDALQRTGGNLSQASQELGMAKTTLFDKVKKYGLG, from the coding sequence CTGCTCGGCTGCCAGCAGGCGCTGGCCCTGGAAGACATCGCCTGCGAGGGGGTCGGCAGTGCCGAACAGGCCCTTGAGCGCATCGGCGATGATTTTGCCGGGATCGTCGTCAGCGACATCCGCTTGCCCGGCATCGATGGCCTGGAGCTGCTCAACCGCCTCAAGGCGCGCGACCGCAGCCTGCCTGTGGTGCTGATCACCGGCCACGGCGATATCGACATGGCCGTGGGTGCCATGCGCAATGGCGCTTACGACTTCATGGAAAAGCCCTTCTCTCCCGAGCGCCTGGTCGATGTGGTACGCCGTGCGCTGGAGCAACGTGGGCTGTCTCGCGAAGTGGTGGCCCTGCGCCGGCAGCTGGCCGAGCAGAGCAGCCTGGAGGGGCGCATCATCGGTCGCTCGCCAGCCATGGAGCACCTGCGCGAACTGATCGCCAACGTCGCCGATACCTCGGCCAACGTGCTGATCGAAGGTGAAACCGGCACCGGCAAGGAGCTGGTCGCCCGCTGCCTGCACGACTTCAGCCGGCGCCAGGCACAGCCATTCGTGGCGCTGAACTGTGGTGGCCTGCCGGAAAACCTGTTCGAGAGCGAGATCTTCGGCCACGAAGCCAACGCTTTCACCGGGGCCGGCAAGCGCCGCATCGGCAAGATCGAACACGCCAACGGTGGCACGCTGTTCCTCGACGAAGTGGAAAGCATGCCGGTTAACCTGCAGATCAAGCTGTTGCGCGTGCTGCAGGAACGCACCTTGGAGCGCCTGGGCTCGAACCAGAGCATCGCGGTGGATTGCCGGGTGATCGCAGCCACCAAATCCGACCTCGACGCGCTCGGCCAGACAGGGCAGTTCCGCAGCGACCTGTATTACCGCCTGAACGTGGTGACCCTTGAGCTACCGCCGCTGCGTGAACGCCGCGAGGACATCCTGCAACTGTTCGAGCACTTCTTGCAGCAGTCGGCGCTGCGTTTCGACCGCGAGGCGCCGACGCTGGACAGCCATACCTTATCGCGCCTGATGGCCCACGACTGGCCGGGCAACGTGCGCGAGCTGCGTAATGTGGCGGAGCGTTATGCCTTAGGGTTGCCAGCGTTCAAGAAGGGGCCAAGCAGCGGTGCAAGCCAGGGGGTTGGATTTGCCGAGGCGGTTGAAGCGTTCGAGCGCAACCTGCTCAGCGATGCCCTGCAGCGGACCGGTGGCAACCTGAGCCAGGCCAGCCAAGAGTTGGGGATGGCCAAGACCACGCTGTTCGACAAGGTCAAGAAATATGGGCTCGGCTGA
- a CDS encoding NUDIX hydrolase has protein sequence MPNIIRIAAALLIDPQGRTLLVRKRGTQAFMQPGGKIDAGESPVQALVRELHEELGLQIDPERAVHLGQFSAPAANEPGFQVQAELFRVDSAEAVAPAAEIEEVRWLAADQAATLELAPLTRDLILPLYRQAVSVPR, from the coding sequence ATGCCCAACATCATCCGCATCGCCGCAGCCCTGCTGATCGACCCGCAAGGTCGCACCCTGCTGGTGCGCAAGCGCGGTACCCAGGCTTTCATGCAACCGGGTGGCAAGATCGATGCGGGTGAGTCGCCGGTTCAGGCGCTGGTGCGTGAACTGCACGAAGAGCTGGGGCTGCAGATTGACCCGGAGCGGGCGGTACACCTGGGCCAGTTCAGCGCGCCGGCTGCTAACGAGCCGGGCTTCCAGGTGCAGGCCGAACTGTTCCGCGTCGACAGCGCCGAGGCCGTAGCCCCGGCGGCAGAAATCGAAGAAGTGCGGTGGCTGGCCGCCGATCAGGCTGCAACTTTGGAGCTGGCGCCGCTTACCCGCGACCTGATCCTGCCTTTGTACCGCCAGGCCGTCAGCGTACCGCGCTGA
- a CDS encoding amino acid ABC transporter ATP-binding protein, with product MISIKNVNKWYGDFQVLTDCSTEVKKGEVVVVCGPSGSGKSTLIKCVNALEPFQKGDIVVDGTSIADPKTNLPKLRSRVGMVFQHFELFPHLTITENLTIAQRKVLGRSEAEATKKGLALLERVGLSAHAKKHPGQLSGGQQQRVAIARALAMDPIVMLFDEPTSALDPEMVSEVLDVMVQLANEGMTMMCVTHEMGFARKVANRVIFMDKGSIIEDCTKEEFFGDQGARDQRTQHFLSKILQH from the coding sequence ATGATTTCCATCAAGAACGTCAACAAGTGGTACGGCGACTTCCAGGTACTGACCGACTGCAGCACCGAGGTCAAGAAAGGTGAAGTGGTGGTGGTGTGCGGCCCATCGGGCTCGGGCAAATCCACCCTGATCAAGTGCGTCAACGCGCTGGAGCCGTTCCAGAAAGGCGACATCGTGGTCGATGGCACCTCGATCGCCGACCCCAAGACCAACCTGCCCAAGCTGCGTTCGCGGGTGGGCATGGTGTTCCAGCATTTCGAGCTGTTCCCGCACCTGACCATCACCGAGAACCTGACCATCGCCCAGCGCAAGGTGCTTGGCCGCAGCGAGGCAGAAGCCACCAAGAAAGGCCTGGCCCTGCTCGAGCGTGTCGGCCTCAGTGCGCACGCCAAGAAGCACCCCGGGCAGCTCTCGGGCGGCCAGCAGCAGCGCGTGGCGATCGCCCGCGCACTGGCCATGGACCCGATCGTCATGCTGTTCGACGAACCGACCTCGGCGCTGGACCCGGAAATGGTCAGCGAAGTACTGGATGTGATGGTGCAACTGGCCAACGAAGGCATGACCATGATGTGCGTGACCCACGAAATGGGCTTCGCCCGCAAGGTCGCCAACCGGGTCATTTTCATGGACAAGGGCAGCATCATCGAAGACTGCACCAAGGAAGAGTTCTTCGGCGACCAGGGTGCCCGTGACCAACGCACGCAGCACTTCCTCAGCAAGATCCTGCAACACTAA
- a CDS encoding alpha/beta fold hydrolase gives MRAFLLFFFLVFNASASFADSRCDAHVPVQRAEIGELSLVYQSVGAPRDPALLLVMGLGGQLIHWPDDVVEALCRQGFRVIRYDNRDVGLSRWNQLPPSANLTVELLRYKLGLPVAAPYTLTDMANDGLQLMDALGIHQFHVLGVSMGGMIAQHLAAMAPERVRSLTLVMSSSGAAGLPAPAPALVQLLARRSAPNREVAIEQQADLLAALGSPQVHDDRAVLLQQAAVAYDRAFNPDGAKRQIMAILAEPSRVQLLNGLRVPTLVVHGTADPLLPVMHGVHLAAHIQGSQLRLIPGLAHRFQEPFKAPLLAAVLPYLQSHRQDVTHIAGL, from the coding sequence ATGCGGGCTTTTCTGCTGTTTTTCTTTCTCGTGTTCAACGCTTCGGCCAGCTTCGCCGACTCGCGTTGTGACGCCCATGTGCCGGTGCAACGTGCCGAAATCGGTGAACTGAGCCTGGTCTATCAGAGCGTCGGCGCGCCTCGTGACCCAGCCTTGCTGCTGGTCATGGGCCTGGGCGGGCAACTCATCCACTGGCCGGACGATGTTGTCGAGGCGTTGTGCCGCCAGGGCTTTAGGGTCATCCGCTATGACAATCGCGATGTCGGCCTGTCACGCTGGAACCAGCTGCCGCCGTCGGCCAACCTCACTGTCGAGCTGTTGCGCTACAAGCTGGGCCTGCCTGTCGCCGCGCCTTATACCCTGACCGATATGGCGAACGATGGCCTGCAACTGATGGATGCGCTGGGCATTCACCAGTTCCATGTGCTGGGCGTGAGCATGGGCGGGATGATCGCCCAGCACCTGGCGGCCATGGCCCCTGAGCGGGTTCGCAGCCTGACACTGGTGATGTCCAGCTCGGGCGCGGCAGGGCTGCCGGCGCCGGCCCCCGCGCTGGTGCAGTTGCTGGCGCGGCGCAGTGCACCAAACCGCGAAGTTGCCATCGAGCAGCAGGCTGACCTGCTGGCGGCGTTGGGCAGCCCGCAAGTACACGATGACCGGGCTGTGCTGCTGCAGCAGGCGGCGGTGGCGTATGACCGGGCGTTCAACCCCGATGGTGCGAAGCGCCAGATCATGGCGATCCTGGCTGAGCCGAGCAGGGTGCAGTTGCTGAACGGGTTGCGGGTGCCGACGCTCGTGGTGCATGGCACGGCTGATCCGCTATTGCCGGTGATGCACGGCGTACACCTGGCGGCGCATATCCAGGGGAGCCAGTTGCGCTTGATCCCAGGGTTGGCGCACCGCTTCCAGGAGCCGTTCAAGGCACCCTTGCTGGCAGCGGTGCTGCCTTATCTGCAATCGCACCGGCAGGATGTCACCCATATCGCCGGGCTTTGA